In Hyperolius riggenbachi isolate aHypRig1 chromosome 10, aHypRig1.pri, whole genome shotgun sequence, a genomic segment contains:
- the LOC137534138 gene encoding uncharacterized protein isoform X1, with translation MDSIVCKQERDDIPIQGPDLKVENQCIVKCKEEEEETCLNVKLEEEPIDISTYGSSNRNTPERCPSPLYSQDSAQEEINPYAHVKEEDLNIVVVESHPVLQVQNDSVKNKEKGNPAEINTDTGMPRTITAFKMRNINVQELIRAVEEHPELYDSSLASYSDCYKKKEAWVDVTRRVTPHWQSMSKKERELQERQLKIRWKSLRDRFKRDLNALGSQRSGSAGKKVKIHRFFEKLQFLKVTMQTRKTPGNVKEESEESLPISVEEAPAEEEAEVELSQQAESSASVPVSPQERISRPSPPQRGKKVTKKKGGFPDPLSTEVMSVLGEMREQLREAREREPLRPEDSISSFLVSLGDDMRRIPPDRLPHAKFNLMQVVHQSIYGPTTLPASPFPTTYPCNSSLFPSSSLITDIHTPNDSCTPTPPPIHTQHS, from the exons ATGGACAGCATTGTTTGTAAGCAAGAAAGAGATGATATCCCAATACAAGGCCCAGATCTGAAG GTTGAGAACCAGTGCATAGTGAaatgtaaagaagaagaagaggagacatgTTTGAATGTTAAACTGGAGGAAGAACCTATAGATATCAGCACAT ATGGATCAAGCAACAGAAATACACCAGAAAGATGCCctagtcctctttattcccaggattctgCACAGGAAGAAATCAATCCTTATGCACATGTTAAG GAGGAAGACTTAAATATAGTGGTTGTGGAATCTCACCCAGTGCTCCAGGTGCAAAATGATTCTGTTAAAAATAAAGAGAAGGGAAACCCAGCAGAAATCAATACAG ATACTGGCATGCCTCGAACAATAACAGCATTCAAGATGAGAAATATTAATGTCCAAGAGCTGATCCGAGCTGTAGAGGAACACCCAGAGCTATATGACAGTTCCTTAGCCTCCTACAGTGACTGCTATAAGAAGAAAGAGGCATGGGTGGATGTAACTCGACGAGTGACCCCACATTGGCAGTCTATGTCAAAGAAGGAGAGGGAGCTGCAAG aacGACAGCTGAAGATTCGGTGGAAGAGTCTCCGTGACCGGTTCAAGAGGGATCTTAATGCCCTGGGAAGCCAGAGAAGTGGATCTGCTGGTAAAAAAGTGAAAATTCACCGGTTCTTTGAAAAACTACAGTTCCTCAAGGTCACAATGCAAACTCGAAA AACACCTGGAAATGTAAAGGAAGAAAGTGAGGAAAGCCTTCCCATCTCTGTGGAAGAGGCTCCTGCTGAGGAGGAGGCAGAGGTAGAACTTTCCCAGCAAGCCGAGTCTTCAGCCAGTGTCCCTGTCTCCCCTCAGGAGAGGATCTCACGGCCATCTCCACCACAGCGTGGAAAGAAAGTGACAAAGAAAAAAGGCGGTTTTCCTGACCCTCTCTCAACAGAAGTTATGTCCGTCCTGGGGGAGATGAGAGAACAGCTGCGAGAAGCCCGTGAACGTGAGCCACTCCGACCAGAAGACAGCATTTCCAGCTTCTTAGTATCACTAGGTGATGACATGAGGCGCATTCCACCAGATCGACTACCTCATGCCAAATTCAATTTAATGCAAGTGGTTCATCAATCTATATATGGCCCAACCACATTGCCTGCATCGCCATTCCCTACAACATATCCTTGCAACTCATCCTTGTTTCCTTCCAGTTCACTGATCACAGATATACACACTCCAAATGATTCATGCACTCCAACACCACCACCCATACATACGCAGCATTCATAG
- the LOC137534138 gene encoding uncharacterized protein isoform X2 produces MDSIVCKQERDDIPIQGPDLKVENQCIVKCKEEEEETCLNVKLEEEPIDISTYGSSNRNTPERCPSPLYSQDSAQEEINPYAHVKEEDLNIVVVESHPVLQVQNDSVKNKEKGNPAEINTDTGMPRTITAFKMRNINVQELIRAVEEHPELYDSSLASYSDCYKKKEAWVDVTRRVTPHWQSMSKKERELQERQLKIRWKSLRDRFKRDLNALGSQRSGSAGKKVKIHRFFEKLQFLKVTMQTRKRGSHGHLHHSVERK; encoded by the exons ATGGACAGCATTGTTTGTAAGCAAGAAAGAGATGATATCCCAATACAAGGCCCAGATCTGAAG GTTGAGAACCAGTGCATAGTGAaatgtaaagaagaagaagaggagacatgTTTGAATGTTAAACTGGAGGAAGAACCTATAGATATCAGCACAT ATGGATCAAGCAACAGAAATACACCAGAAAGATGCCctagtcctctttattcccaggattctgCACAGGAAGAAATCAATCCTTATGCACATGTTAAG GAGGAAGACTTAAATATAGTGGTTGTGGAATCTCACCCAGTGCTCCAGGTGCAAAATGATTCTGTTAAAAATAAAGAGAAGGGAAACCCAGCAGAAATCAATACAG ATACTGGCATGCCTCGAACAATAACAGCATTCAAGATGAGAAATATTAATGTCCAAGAGCTGATCCGAGCTGTAGAGGAACACCCAGAGCTATATGACAGTTCCTTAGCCTCCTACAGTGACTGCTATAAGAAGAAAGAGGCATGGGTGGATGTAACTCGACGAGTGACCCCACATTGGCAGTCTATGTCAAAGAAGGAGAGGGAGCTGCAAG aacGACAGCTGAAGATTCGGTGGAAGAGTCTCCGTGACCGGTTCAAGAGGGATCTTAATGCCCTGGGAAGCCAGAGAAGTGGATCTGCTGGTAAAAAAGTGAAAATTCACCGGTTCTTTGAAAAACTACAGTTCCTCAAGGTCACAATGCAAACTCGAAA GAGAGGATCTCACGGCCATCTCCACCACAGCGTGGAAAGAAAGTGA